In a genomic window of [Empedobacter] haloabium:
- a CDS encoding AzlC family ABC transporter permease: MSEASDVTTPDPAAWRDGVRTGIPTLFGIGAWGLVVGVAMIKSGLTLPQALGMTLMVFAGSAQLASLPLIAAGAPIWVIFATALVVNLRFVIFSALLAPHFGMLPWYQRLHLGFVSGDISVALFLQRYPDPAPAPGKLSYLKGLLYPNWGAWQVGSIAGIFLGNAVPAEWGLGFAGTLAIICVMVPMVVSRPALCGVLVAGAVSVLAAGLPYKLGLLAAVLIGMITAMAVEELGDKFAPAARKEGQG; encoded by the coding sequence ATGAGCGAAGCAAGCGACGTAACGACCCCCGATCCTGCCGCCTGGCGCGACGGCGTCAGGACCGGTATTCCCACCCTGTTCGGCATCGGCGCATGGGGCCTGGTCGTCGGGGTCGCCATGATCAAGTCCGGGCTGACCTTGCCGCAGGCGCTGGGCATGACCTTGATGGTCTTTGCCGGCTCCGCCCAGCTGGCCTCGCTGCCGCTGATCGCCGCCGGCGCGCCGATCTGGGTCATCTTCGCCACCGCGCTGGTCGTCAACCTGCGCTTCGTGATCTTTTCCGCCTTGCTGGCGCCGCATTTCGGCATGCTGCCGTGGTACCAGCGCCTGCACCTGGGCTTTGTTTCCGGCGACATCTCCGTCGCGCTGTTCCTGCAGCGCTACCCGGACCCCGCCCCGGCGCCCGGCAAGCTGTCCTATCTGAAAGGCCTGCTGTACCCGAACTGGGGCGCGTGGCAGGTCGGTTCCATCGCCGGTATTTTCCTGGGCAACGCGGTGCCGGCCGAATGGGGCCTGGGTTTTGCCGGCACGCTCGCCATCATCTGCGTGATGGTGCCGATGGTCGTCAGCCGGCCCGCGCTGTGCGGCGTGCTGGTGGCGGGCGCCGTGTCGGTGCTGGCCGCAGGCTTGCCTTATAAACTGGGATTGCTGGCCGCGGTGCTGATCGGCATGATCACCGCCATGGCCGTCGAGGAGCTGGGCGACAAGTTCGCGCCAGCCGCGCGCAAGGAGGGGCAGGGATGA
- a CDS encoding AzlD domain-containing protein: protein MSDVEIWIVIVALAISTAITRSGFWLVGHKVTIPRRVQEMLRYAPSCALAAIIGPDLLLEPSTQAFTLLNAKVFAGIAAVGWYLWRRNMLETIVFGMLFFTALRLLHLF, encoded by the coding sequence ATGAGCGACGTCGAAATCTGGATCGTCATCGTCGCGCTGGCCATCTCCACGGCGATCACCCGCAGCGGCTTCTGGCTGGTCGGCCACAAGGTGACGATCCCGCGCCGCGTGCAGGAAATGCTGCGCTACGCGCCCTCGTGCGCGCTGGCCGCCATCATCGGCCCGGACCTGCTGCTGGAGCCGTCCACCCAGGCGTTCACCTTGCTCAATGCAAAGGTGTTTGCCGGCATCGCCGCAGTGGGCTGGTACCTGTGGCGCCGCAATATGCTGGAGACGATCGTGTTCGGCATGTTGTTTTTCACGGCGCTGAGGCTGTTGCATTTGTTCTAA
- a CDS encoding phosphoglycerate kinase, with the protein MQAVLNFTRLDDLIAQNALQGKRVFIRADLNVPQDDAGNITEDTRIRASVPAIQAAVKAGAKVMVTSHLGRPTEGEFKPEDSLAPVAARLAELLGQPVELKQNWVDGAGLDNLQDGQVVLLENVRVNKGEKKNSDELAQKMAKLCDVYVNDAFGTAHRAEASTHGIAKFAPIAAAGPLLAAELDALGKALGAPARPLLAIVAGSKVSTKLSILKSLADKVDNLIVGGGIANTFMLAAGLKIGKSLAEPDLVEEAKAIIDLMAKRGAQVPIPTDVVCAKEFSPTAAATVKAVADVADDDMILDIGPETAKALAAQIAASGTIVWNGPVGVFEFDQFGNGTKTLALAIAESKGFSIAGGGDTLAAIAKYAITDKIGYISTGGGAFLEFLEGKTLPAVEVLVSRAGGQ; encoded by the coding sequence ATGCAAGCTGTTCTGAACTTCACTCGCCTCGACGATCTGATCGCGCAAAACGCGCTGCAAGGCAAGCGGGTTTTCATCCGCGCCGACCTGAATGTGCCGCAAGATGATGCCGGCAACATTACCGAAGACACCCGCATCCGTGCCTCCGTGCCGGCTATCCAGGCCGCCGTGAAGGCCGGCGCCAAGGTGATGGTGACGTCCCACCTGGGCCGTCCGACCGAAGGCGAGTTCAAGCCGGAAGACAGCCTGGCGCCTGTCGCCGCGCGTCTGGCCGAGCTGCTGGGCCAGCCAGTGGAACTGAAACAGAACTGGGTCGACGGTGCCGGCCTGGACAACCTGCAGGATGGCCAGGTCGTGCTGCTGGAAAACGTGCGTGTCAACAAGGGCGAGAAAAAGAACAGCGACGAGCTGGCCCAGAAGATGGCCAAGCTGTGCGACGTCTACGTCAACGACGCGTTCGGCACCGCCCACCGCGCCGAAGCCTCGACCCACGGCATCGCCAAATTCGCGCCGATCGCCGCCGCCGGCCCGCTGCTGGCCGCCGAGCTGGACGCGCTGGGCAAGGCGCTGGGCGCGCCGGCCCGTCCGCTGCTGGCCATCGTTGCCGGCTCGAAAGTGTCGACCAAGCTGTCGATCCTGAAATCGCTGGCCGACAAGGTCGACAACCTGATCGTCGGCGGCGGCATCGCCAACACCTTCATGCTGGCCGCCGGCCTGAAGATCGGCAAGTCGCTGGCCGAGCCGGACCTGGTGGAAGAAGCGAAAGCCATCATCGACCTGATGGCCAAGCGCGGCGCGCAAGTGCCGATCCCGACGGACGTGGTATGCGCCAAGGAATTCTCGCCCACGGCCGCGGCAACGGTGAAAGCCGTGGCGGACGTGGCGGATGACGACATGATCCTGGACATCGGCCCGGAAACGGCCAAGGCCCTGGCCGCGCAGATCGCCGCCTCCGGCACGATCGTGTGGAACGGCCCGGTCGGCGTGTTCGAGTTCGACCAGTTCGGCAACGGCACCAAGACCCTGGCGCTGGCGATTGCCGAGTCGAAAGGCTTCTCGATCGCCGGTGGCGGCGACACGCTGGCCGCGATTGCAAAATACGCTATTACCGATAAAATTGGTTATATCTCGACCGGCGGCGGCGCCTTCTTGGAGTTCCTGGAAGGCAAAACCCTGCCGGCGGTGGAAGTGCTGGTGTCCCGCGCCGGCGGTCAGTAA
- the pyk gene encoding pyruvate kinase gives MSRGTKIVATIGPASTDLQVLTRMIRAGVDVVRLNFSHGKAQDHIDRANLVRQAAAECGREVAIMADMQGPKIRVGKFEEGKINLANGDKFILDAKWGENGELGNQERVGLDYKNLPNDLRPKDVLLLNDGLIVLIVDKIVGSEIYTTVKIGGELSNNKGINRQGGGLTAPALTAKDMEDIKTAMSFQADYLAISFPKNATDMEMARQLANIAGEPYGHKPQMIAKIERAEAIPALQEILNASDGIMVARGDLAVEVGNAAVPALQKRMIRMARESNKIAITATQMMESMIFNAVPTRAEVSDVANAVLDGTDAVMASAETASGRYPVETVEMMAAVCVEAERSEYNKLDADFLNVRFTRIDQSIAYGALFTAHHLSVKAIVALTESGSTPLWMSRHNIDTPIFALTPSVTTQRKASLYRNVRAHYLLQQGTSRDVLKQAEDLLVEHGIAKKGDMIVVTWGEPMGQVGGTNALKIVKVGEFS, from the coding sequence ATGTCCCGTGGCACTAAAATCGTCGCAACCATCGGCCCCGCTTCCACCGACCTGCAAGTGTTGACGCGGATGATCCGCGCCGGCGTGGACGTCGTGCGGCTGAACTTCTCGCACGGCAAGGCGCAGGATCACATCGATCGTGCCAACCTGGTGCGGCAGGCGGCGGCGGAGTGCGGGCGGGAAGTGGCCATCATGGCCGACATGCAGGGTCCAAAGATTCGCGTCGGCAAGTTTGAAGAGGGCAAGATCAACCTGGCCAACGGCGACAAGTTCATCCTGGACGCCAAATGGGGCGAAAACGGCGAACTGGGCAACCAGGAACGTGTCGGCCTCGACTATAAAAACCTGCCGAACGACCTGCGTCCGAAAGACGTGCTGCTGCTCAACGACGGTTTGATCGTGCTGATCGTCGACAAGATTGTCGGCAGCGAGATCTACACCACCGTGAAAATCGGCGGCGAGCTGTCCAACAACAAGGGCATCAACCGCCAGGGCGGCGGCCTGACGGCGCCGGCGCTGACGGCGAAGGACATGGAAGACATCAAGACGGCGATGAGCTTCCAGGCCGACTATCTGGCCATTTCGTTCCCGAAAAACGCCACCGACATGGAGATGGCGCGCCAGCTGGCGAACATCGCCGGCGAACCCTACGGCCACAAGCCGCAGATGATCGCCAAGATCGAGCGCGCGGAAGCCATTCCCGCGCTGCAGGAAATCCTGAACGCCTCCGATGGCATCATGGTCGCCCGTGGCGACCTGGCCGTCGAGGTGGGCAATGCCGCCGTGCCCGCGCTGCAAAAGCGCATGATCCGCATGGCGCGCGAATCGAACAAGATCGCCATCACCGCCACGCAGATGATGGAATCGATGATTTTCAACGCCGTGCCCACGCGCGCGGAAGTGTCCGACGTGGCCAACGCCGTGCTGGACGGCACCGACGCCGTGATGGCGTCGGCCGAAACCGCTTCCGGCCGCTACCCGGTGGAGACCGTCGAAATGATGGCCGCCGTCTGCGTGGAAGCCGAGCGTTCCGAATACAACAAGCTGGATGCCGATTTCCTGAACGTGCGCTTCACGCGCATCGACCAGTCGATCGCCTACGGTGCCCTGTTTACCGCCCACCACCTGAGCGTGAAGGCGATCGTCGCCCTGACCGAATCCGGTTCGACGCCGCTGTGGATGAGCCGTCACAATATCGACACCCCGATCTTCGCCCTGACGCCCAGCGTGACCACGCAGCGCAAGGCTTCGCTGTACCGCAACGTGCGCGCGCATTATCTGCTGCAGCAAGGCACGAGCCGGGACGTGCTGAAGCAGGCCGAAGATCTGCTGGTCGAGCATGGCATTGCGAAGAAGGGCGACATGATCGTCGTTACCTGGGGCGAACCGATGGGACAGGTCGGCGGCACCAACGCCCTGAAGATCGTCAAAGTAGGCGAGTTCAGCTAG
- the fba gene encoding class II fructose-bisphosphate aldolase (catalyzes the reversible aldol condensation of dihydroxyacetonephosphate and glyceraldehyde 3-phosphate in the Calvin cycle, glycolysis, and/or gluconeogenesis) has product MSLVSMRQLLDHAAEHGYGLPAFNVNNLEQVQAIMAAADAVNSPVIMQASAGARKYAGEAFLRHLIDAAVEAYPHIPVVMHQDHGQSPAVCMAAIRSGFTSVMMDGSLEADGKSVASYDYNVEVSREVVKFSHAIGVTVEAELGVLGSLETMKGDKEDGHGADGTMTREQLLTDVAQAADFVERTQCDALAIAIGTSHGAYKFTRKPTGDILAIDRIKEIHARIPNTHLVMHGSSSVPQELLAIIREFGGDMKETYGVPVEEIQEGIRHGVRKINIDTDIRLAMTAAIRKFMFQNPSKFDPRDYLKPARLAAEEVVKARFLAFGCEGRASQIKPVPLEKMAERYKAGELAQIVK; this is encoded by the coding sequence ATGTCCCTCGTATCCATGCGTCAGCTGCTGGACCATGCCGCCGAACACGGCTATGGCCTGCCAGCCTTCAACGTCAACAACCTGGAACAGGTGCAGGCCATCATGGCTGCCGCCGACGCCGTCAACAGCCCGGTCATCATGCAGGCTTCCGCCGGCGCGCGTAAGTATGCCGGCGAGGCGTTCCTGCGTCACCTGATCGACGCAGCGGTCGAAGCCTACCCGCACATCCCCGTCGTCATGCACCAGGATCACGGCCAGTCGCCGGCGGTCTGCATGGCCGCGATCCGCTCGGGCTTCACGTCCGTGATGATGGATGGCTCGCTGGAAGCGGACGGCAAGTCCGTCGCCTCCTACGACTACAACGTGGAAGTGTCGCGTGAGGTGGTCAAGTTCTCGCACGCCATCGGCGTTACCGTGGAAGCGGAACTGGGCGTGCTGGGCTCGCTGGAAACCATGAAGGGCGACAAGGAAGACGGCCACGGCGCCGACGGCACGATGACCCGCGAACAGCTGCTGACGGACGTGGCGCAAGCCGCCGACTTCGTCGAGCGCACCCAGTGCGACGCGCTGGCCATCGCCATCGGCACCTCGCACGGCGCTTACAAATTCACCCGCAAGCCGACCGGCGACATCCTGGCGATCGACCGCATCAAGGAAATCCACGCGCGCATTCCGAACACCCACCTGGTGATGCACGGTTCGTCCTCCGTTCCGCAAGAACTTCTGGCGATCATCCGTGAATTCGGCGGCGACATGAAGGAAACCTACGGCGTGCCGGTGGAAGAAATCCAGGAAGGCATCCGTCACGGCGTGCGCAAGATCAACATCGACACCGACATCCGCCTGGCGATGACGGCCGCGATCCGCAAGTTCATGTTCCAGAACCCGTCGAAGTTCGATCCGCGCGACTACCTGAAGCCGGCCCGCCTGGCGGCCGAGGAAGTCGTCAAGGCCCGTTTCCTGGCGTTCGGCTGCGAAGGCCGCGCCTCGCAGATCAAGCCGGTGCCGCTGGAAAAAATGGCGGAACGCTACAAGGCCGGTGAACTGGCCCAGATTGTGAAGTAA
- a CDS encoding phosphoribosylaminoimidazolesuccinocarboxamide synthase, with protein MKSLYQSSIQSLPLLGHGKVRDNYAVGDDKILIVTTDRLSAFDVVMNEPIPGKGMVLNQMSDFWFEKLGHIVPNHLTGVAPESVVAPDEVEQVKGRAVVAKRLKPILVEAVVRGYIIGSGWKDYQATGSVCGIELPKGLRQADKLPEPLFTPAAKADLGEHDENISFAEMEKRIGADLAAKMRDVSIKLYKTAADYAATRGIIIADTKFEFGLDENGVMHLMDEVLTADSSRFWPADSYAPDMSPPSFDKQFVRDYLETLTEWKKTPPAPPLPAEVIEKTQAKYFEAIERLTGEKLKV; from the coding sequence ATGAAAAGCCTTTACCAGTCCTCCATCCAATCCCTGCCACTGCTCGGCCATGGCAAGGTCCGCGACAACTACGCCGTCGGCGACGACAAGATCCTGATCGTCACGACCGACCGCCTGTCGGCCTTCGATGTTGTCATGAACGAACCGATCCCCGGCAAGGGCATGGTGCTGAACCAGATGAGCGATTTCTGGTTCGAGAAACTCGGCCATATCGTGCCGAACCACCTGACCGGCGTGGCGCCGGAATCGGTGGTGGCGCCTGATGAAGTGGAGCAGGTAAAGGGCCGCGCCGTCGTGGCCAAGCGCCTGAAGCCGATCCTGGTGGAAGCGGTCGTGCGCGGCTACATCATTGGTTCCGGCTGGAAAGACTACCAGGCCACCGGCAGCGTCTGCGGCATCGAGCTGCCGAAAGGCCTGCGCCAGGCCGACAAGCTGCCCGAGCCGCTGTTCACCCCGGCCGCCAAGGCCGACCTGGGCGAGCACGACGAGAACATCAGCTTTGCCGAGATGGAAAAGCGCATCGGCGCCGACCTGGCCGCGAAAATGCGCGACGTCAGCATCAAGCTGTACAAGACCGCGGCCGACTATGCCGCCACGCGCGGCATCATCATCGCCGACACCAAGTTCGAGTTCGGCCTGGACGAGAACGGCGTGATGCACCTGATGGACGAAGTGCTGACGGCCGATTCGTCGCGCTTCTGGCCGGCCGATTCGTATGCGCCGGACATGTCGCCGCCGTCGTTCGACAAGCAGTTCGTGCGCGACTACCTGGAAACGCTGACGGAGTGGAAAAAGACGCCGCCGGCGCCACCGCTGCCGGCCGAAGTGATCGAAAAAACCCAGGCCAAGTACTTCGAAGCCATCGAACGCCTGACGGGCGAGAAGCTGAAGGTCTGA
- the purE gene encoding 5-(carboxyamino)imidazole ribonucleotide mutase translates to MAESKQPLVGVIMGSSSDWDVMQHAVAILKQFNVPFEAQVISAHRMPDEMFTYAQTARSRGLRAIIAGAGGAAHLPGMVAAKTIVPVLGVPVPSKYLRGEDSLLSIVQMPKGVPVSTFAIGEAGAANAALTAVAILAATDDALANQLEAFRATQTAAAKAMILPLE, encoded by the coding sequence ATGGCCGAGTCGAAGCAGCCACTGGTCGGCGTCATCATGGGTTCCAGCTCCGACTGGGACGTGATGCAGCACGCCGTCGCTATCCTGAAGCAGTTCAACGTGCCGTTCGAGGCGCAGGTGATCTCGGCGCACCGCATGCCGGACGAGATGTTCACGTATGCGCAAACCGCGCGCTCGCGCGGCCTGCGCGCGATCATCGCCGGCGCTGGCGGTGCCGCGCACCTGCCCGGCATGGTGGCGGCGAAAACCATCGTGCCGGTGCTGGGCGTGCCGGTGCCGTCGAAGTACCTGCGCGGCGAGGATTCGCTGCTGTCCATCGTGCAAATGCCGAAGGGCGTGCCGGTATCGACCTTCGCCATCGGCGAAGCCGGTGCCGCCAACGCGGCGCTGACGGCGGTGGCCATCCTGGCCGCCACCGACGACGCGCTGGCCAACCAGCTCGAAGCATTCCGCGCTACCCAGACCGCGGCCGCGAAGGCCATGATTTTGCCGCTTGAGTAA
- a CDS encoding 5-(carboxyamino)imidazole ribonucleotide synthase, with amino-acid sequence MKPDTAQRVDFAALAEPQFLPAVPSANPPTWLGVMGGGQLGRMFAQAAQQMGYQVVVLEPAADCPAGQVAQRLINAGYTDGPALDELVAQCAAVTTEFENVPADSLARLAQQIFVAPNAAGVSVAQDRIAEKTFFVGCAEKSGVLPAPHKVIATQADIDAIGDELLPGILKTVRMGYDGKGQVRVASREDVRAAFESMGGVTCLLEKMLPLAYEISVLTARGVDGQSVVYPIAENVHRDGILFTTTVPGPNVTAECAKKAQDAATAIVAELGYVGVLCIEFFVLTDGSLVVNEMAPRPHNSGHYTMDACVTSQFAQQVRAMARLPLGDCRQHSPAVMLNILGDVWFEGETYREPSWDKVVALPGANLHLYGKDDPRPGRKMGHVTFVGHTLDDARRQFEAACAILGIAP; translated from the coding sequence ATGAAGCCAGATACGGCCCAGCGCGTCGATTTCGCCGCGCTGGCCGAGCCACAGTTTTTACCCGCCGTCCCCAGCGCCAATCCGCCCACGTGGCTGGGCGTGATGGGCGGCGGCCAGCTGGGCCGCATGTTCGCGCAGGCAGCCCAGCAGATGGGATACCAGGTCGTCGTGCTGGAGCCCGCCGCCGACTGCCCTGCGGGGCAAGTCGCGCAGCGCCTGATCAATGCCGGCTATACCGATGGCCCGGCACTGGACGAGCTGGTCGCGCAGTGCGCGGCCGTCACCACCGAATTCGAGAACGTGCCGGCAGACAGCCTGGCGCGGCTGGCACAGCAGATCTTCGTCGCGCCGAACGCCGCCGGCGTCTCGGTGGCGCAGGACCGCATCGCCGAGAAGACGTTCTTCGTCGGCTGCGCCGAAAAATCCGGCGTGCTGCCGGCGCCGCACAAGGTGATCGCGACGCAGGCGGATATCGACGCCATCGGCGACGAGCTGCTGCCCGGCATCCTGAAGACGGTGCGCATGGGCTACGACGGCAAGGGCCAGGTGCGCGTGGCGTCGCGCGAGGACGTGCGCGCGGCGTTCGAGTCGATGGGCGGCGTCACCTGCCTGCTGGAGAAAATGCTGCCGCTGGCGTACGAGATTTCCGTGCTGACAGCGCGCGGCGTGGACGGCCAGTCGGTGGTCTACCCGATCGCCGAGAACGTGCACCGCGACGGCATCCTGTTCACGACCACCGTGCCGGGACCGAACGTGACGGCCGAATGCGCGAAAAAGGCGCAGGACGCCGCCACGGCGATCGTCGCGGAACTCGGTTACGTGGGCGTGCTGTGCATCGAATTCTTCGTGCTGACGGATGGCTCGCTGGTCGTCAACGAGATGGCGCCGCGGCCGCACAACTCCGGCCACTACACGATGGACGCCTGCGTCACCAGCCAGTTCGCCCAGCAGGTGCGGGCAATGGCGCGGCTGCCGCTGGGCGATTGTCGTCAGCATTCGCCGGCCGTCATGCTCAATATCCTGGGCGACGTCTGGTTCGAGGGCGAGACGTACCGCGAGCCAAGCTGGGACAAGGTGGTCGCGCTGCCGGGTGCCAACCTGCACCTGTACGGCAAGGACGATCCGCGTCCGGGCCGCAAGATGGGCCACGTCACGTTCGTCGGCCATACGCTGGACGATGCGCGGCGCCAGTTCGAAGCCGCGTGCGCCATCCTGGGAATCGCACCGTGA
- a CDS encoding L-threonylcarbamoyladenylate synthase: MRHPGNRTVTEQAILDAAATLEAGGLVAFPTETVYGLGADAENPAAVASIYAAKGRPNDHPVIVHVAPGADLDYWVSDIPDEARRLVAAFWPGPLTLILKRHAHIPDAVSGGQDTVGLRCPSHPVAMALLSAFKGGKGGVAAPSANKFGNVSPTTAQHVRDEFGDEAGITVLDGGSSQVGIESTILDLSRLATHGPVLLRPGHISATQIAAVIGAMPVAPDASAPRASGTLESHYAPKAPVALVVTAQLDALLNALADKGRRVALIHYSPLLTRAAAQHALPEDPAGYAHGIYAALRAMDRTDAELILVETPPQDDNWLGVNDRLRRSAYGSAGIVERFLQA; this comes from the coding sequence GTGCGCCATCCTGGGAATCGCACCGTGACGGAGCAGGCCATTCTCGACGCGGCCGCCACGCTCGAAGCGGGCGGCCTGGTCGCCTTTCCGACCGAGACCGTGTATGGCCTGGGCGCGGACGCGGAAAACCCCGCCGCGGTCGCCAGCATCTACGCGGCCAAGGGCCGGCCCAACGACCATCCCGTGATCGTCCACGTGGCGCCCGGGGCGGACCTGGACTACTGGGTATCCGATATTCCGGACGAAGCGCGCCGGCTGGTCGCCGCGTTCTGGCCCGGCCCGCTGACCTTGATCCTGAAGCGCCACGCGCACATCCCGGACGCGGTCTCGGGCGGGCAGGACACGGTCGGCCTGCGCTGCCCGTCGCACCCGGTGGCGATGGCGCTGCTGTCCGCCTTCAAGGGCGGCAAAGGCGGCGTGGCGGCACCCTCCGCCAACAAGTTCGGCAACGTCAGCCCGACCACGGCGCAGCACGTGCGCGACGAGTTCGGCGATGAGGCCGGCATCACCGTGCTGGACGGCGGGTCCAGCCAGGTCGGCATCGAATCGACGATCCTCGACCTGTCGCGGCTGGCAACCCACGGCCCCGTGCTGCTGCGCCCCGGCCACATCAGCGCGACGCAGATCGCCGCCGTGATCGGCGCCATGCCGGTCGCCCCGGATGCCAGCGCGCCACGCGCTTCGGGCACGCTGGAATCGCACTACGCACCGAAGGCGCCAGTGGCGCTGGTGGTCACCGCGCAATTGGATGCGCTCCTGAACGCGCTGGCGGACAAGGGCCGCCGCGTCGCGCTGATCCATTATTCTCCGCTGCTGACGCGCGCTGCCGCCCAGCACGCGCTGCCGGAAGACCCGGCCGGCTACGCCCACGGCATCTACGCCGCGCTGCGCGCGATGGACCGCACGGACGCTGAGCTGATCCTGGTCGAGACCCCGCCGCAGGACGACAACTGGCTGGGCGTCAACGACCGGCTGCGCCGCTCCGCCTACGGCTCGGCCGGCATCGTCGAACGGTTCCTGCAAGCGTAA
- a CDS encoding SGNH/GDSL hydrolase family protein, with protein MRHTKLALAVAFAAVLAGCGGNSGDPQPGGQTNRVKFASQVTFGDSLSDVGSYNVGTVKALGGGKFTINGNNATVAPELTGKNWTELMAAQFQLPAPCAAQTGLDGDASKGFAVPVVNHPECFGYAQGGARVTNPIGAGHKATGSPVGALTVPVVTQIQNHLAKVGGAFKGDEVVFVMAGGNDVLVSLAQLQAGATAAGTTAGKTAFATSLATQLAAGTTNPATSAQAIGAAIATASAQPGATNELIVAAAVQAAVRAGYTAAASVTVYGPMVKTAEQAGNAAGAKAGADYVTAQAPGLVAALATAGAELATLVKTQLIGKGANYVVVNNLPDVATTPAARGKDEATRALIDKMVQAFNTQLNSALAAEPKALIVDVYAVSHDQATNPGPYGLTNVSEPACDLASPKNPLASSLGCTAASLKAGDVSHYSFADEVHPTPFNNLLLARYVSRSMVTKGWL; from the coding sequence ATGCGTCACACCAAACTAGCCCTTGCCGTTGCCTTCGCCGCCGTCCTGGCCGGCTGCGGCGGCAACAGCGGCGATCCGCAGCCCGGCGGCCAGACCAACCGCGTCAAGTTCGCGTCCCAGGTCACCTTCGGCGACAGCCTGTCCGACGTCGGCAGCTACAACGTCGGCACCGTCAAGGCGCTGGGCGGCGGCAAGTTCACGATCAACGGCAACAACGCCACCGTCGCGCCCGAGCTGACCGGCAAGAACTGGACGGAGCTGATGGCCGCCCAGTTCCAGCTGCCGGCACCGTGCGCGGCGCAGACCGGCCTCGATGGCGACGCCTCGAAGGGCTTTGCGGTCCCTGTCGTCAACCACCCCGAGTGCTTCGGCTATGCCCAGGGCGGCGCGCGCGTGACCAATCCGATCGGCGCCGGCCACAAGGCGACCGGCAGCCCGGTCGGCGCGCTGACCGTGCCCGTCGTGACGCAGATCCAGAACCACCTGGCCAAGGTCGGCGGTGCGTTCAAGGGCGACGAAGTGGTGTTCGTGATGGCGGGCGGTAACGACGTGCTCGTCAGCCTGGCCCAGTTGCAGGCCGGCGCCACCGCCGCCGGCACGACCGCCGGCAAGACGGCCTTCGCCACCAGCCTGGCCACTCAGCTGGCCGCGGGCACCACCAACCCTGCCACCTCCGCCCAGGCGATCGGCGCGGCCATCGCGACGGCCTCGGCGCAGCCCGGCGCCACCAACGAGCTGATCGTGGCGGCTGCCGTCCAGGCCGCCGTGCGCGCCGGCTATACCGCCGCGGCATCGGTCACCGTGTACGGCCCGATGGTCAAGACGGCGGAGCAGGCCGGCAACGCCGCCGGCGCCAAGGCCGGTGCCGATTACGTGACGGCGCAGGCGCCGGGCCTGGTGGCCGCGCTGGCCACGGCCGGCGCCGAACTGGCCACCTTGGTCAAGACGCAGCTGATCGGCAAGGGTGCCAACTACGTCGTCGTCAACAACCTGCCGGACGTGGCGACGACCCCGGCCGCGCGCGGCAAGGACGAAGCCACGCGCGCGCTGATCGACAAGATGGTGCAGGCGTTCAATACCCAGCTCAATTCGGCGCTGGCGGCCGAACCGAAGGCGCTGATCGTCGACGTGTATGCCGTCAGCCACGACCAGGCGACCAACCCCGGCCCGTATGGACTGACCAACGTCAGCGAACCGGCGTGCGACCTGGCGTCGCCGAAAAATCCGCTGGCCAGCTCGCTGGGCTGCACGGCCGCCAGCCTGAAGGCCGGCGATGTCAGCCACTACTCGTTCGCCGACGAAGTGCACCCGACCCCGTTCAACAACCTGCTGCTGGCGCGTTACGTGTCCCGCTCGATGGTGACGAAAGGCTGGCTCTGA
- a CDS encoding OmpW family outer membrane protein, whose protein sequence is MNKTLHTAAKLLALAAALSAAGGAAAQARGDWTVKVGVNKITPKVESGDVSAPALPGTKADIGTDSKPIFNLAYFVTDNIAAELDLGVPYRHDLFGAGAIEGTGKLGTADVLPPTLFAQYRFFGANAVFRPYVGVGVTYAYFRRERGSAQLTAVLNTGGPASTFSLEAKWAPSVQLGASYRLNERWSVDGGVIKTKVKTTATYSTGQTQDIRLDPVAVNVGVTFKF, encoded by the coding sequence ATGAACAAGACTTTGCATACGGCAGCCAAGCTGCTGGCGCTGGCTGCCGCCCTGAGCGCCGCCGGTGGCGCGGCGGCGCAGGCCAGGGGCGACTGGACCGTCAAGGTCGGCGTCAACAAGATCACGCCGAAGGTGGAAAGCGGCGACGTCAGCGCACCCGCGCTGCCCGGCACGAAGGCCGACATCGGCACCGACAGCAAGCCGATCTTTAACCTGGCCTACTTCGTCACCGACAATATCGCGGCCGAACTGGACCTGGGTGTGCCGTACCGCCACGACCTGTTCGGCGCCGGCGCCATCGAGGGCACCGGCAAGCTGGGCACGGCCGACGTGCTGCCGCCCACCTTGTTCGCGCAGTACCGCTTCTTCGGCGCGAACGCCGTGTTCCGCCCCTACGTGGGCGTGGGCGTCACGTACGCCTACTTCCGCCGCGAGCGCGGCTCGGCCCAGCTGACTGCCGTGCTGAACACGGGCGGCCCGGCGTCGACGTTCTCGCTGGAAGCGAAATGGGCGCCCAGCGTGCAACTGGGCGCCAGCTATCGGCTGAACGAGCGCTGGTCGGTCGACGGCGGCGTCATCAAGACCAAGGTCAAGACGACGGCGACGTACTCCACCGGGCAAACGCAGGACATCCGGCTCGATCCGGTCGCGGTCAACGTGGGCGTGACGTTCAAGTTCTGA